The Thermoplasmata archaeon genome segment CGGACGCTGTCCGAATTGGTCAGGCTCAGGGTGTACTGGAACTGGTACGATGGATAGGAGACGTGAATCGGACAGGCGCTGCAGGATGTCAGCGGCGAGGCCCCGAAGTAGCTGACGCCACCGGGGTAGTTGATCGTCCAGCTCACGCCTGAGACCGTAATCTGGGCGTTGGTCACCGGCGTCATCATGAACGTCACGGCCCACCACGCGACGACCGCCAGGACCACCACTATGACGACGACCACGAGGACGATGATCAACGCGGTGTTCGACTTCCGCGGTGGCGGCATCGGCTGGGGGTAGTACGGCTGGCCCGGCGGATACTGTGGATACGGTTGCTGGGGATACGGCTGTTGGGGTGGCTGAGGACCGCCTGGGGGTGGGGAAGCCATGGGGGCGGAGTGGGTTGGCCTCCTGTTCAAGGTTTCGGTGAGATTGCCCTTACGGCAGGGGGAGTCACACGAGAGTCTCCAGGGCGAGGAGCCGCTTCCACCGCGCATCGACCTCGGCTTGGATCTGAGCGACCTCCGTCTCGCCGAGGTGGGCGAACCGCCCCTGCGTCTTCAGGTAGTCCCGGACGGGTTTCGCGACGCCGAGCTTCCGCGTGATCCGGTAGACGCCGTCCTCGATCTCGTAGAGCGGGAACATGTTCGTGTCCGTGGCGAGGCGGCCGATCTCAATCGTCTTCTCCGAGGAGTACCGCCAGCCGGGCGGACAAGGGGCCAACGCGTGCACGAACCGTGGGCCCTTGATGGCCTTCGCCTTCTGCACCTTCTTCACGAAGTCCTCGGGGAAGGCCACGTTCACCGTGGCTGCATAGGCGGGCCGGTGGGCCGCGACGATCGCCATGATGTCCTTCTTGGGCTCGAGCTTGCCGCGGGAGAACTCATCCACGGGGGTCGTCGTGGTCCAGGCACCCTCCGGCGTTGCCCCGCTCCGCTGGACGCCCGTGTTCATGTACGCCTCGTTGTCGTACATCACGTAGATGCCGTCCGTCCGACGCTCGAGCATCCCGCTGAGCGCCTGGAGGCCGATGTCCACCGTGCCGCCGTCGCCGGCGAAGCCCACGATGGTCACGTCCTTCAGACCGAGCTGGTCCGCCGCCGCGCGCAAGCCGGAGATGGAAGCGCCCGTGGCCTCGAAGGCGCAGTCGAGCATGGGGACATCCAGCGCCGTGGTAGGGAACGGCGTTCCGATCACGGTCCAGCAACACGCGGGGACCGTGACGATGGCCCGGTTGCCGACGCCCTTAAGCAGGTACCGCATGACGAGGGTCGCACCGCAGCCCGGACACGCGCTGTGCCCCGACCGCACGAGCTCCTCGGCCGGGATCGTGAGTCGCGCCACGTCAGTCGCCTCCGTCCCGGCGCTTGAGCTCGACCCAGGCGGCCTCGGGTCCGTCGCGGGTCAGCAGATCGAGCAACGCCTCGCGCACGGTCGTGGCCGTGATGTCTCGCCCGCCGAGGCCGGCCACGAAGTCGCGGAGGACCGGGCGCTGAGGCAGGGAATAGAGCGCACCCGCGACCTCGGTGAACGCGGCGCCCGCCGCACCGAAGGTGAACGAGCGATCGAGCACGCCGATCCGGTCGACGCCTCCTGCGAGCTCGCGGAGCTCCTGCACGGGGAAGGGGCGGAACGTGCGAAGCTTCGCGAGGCCGACCTTGTGGCCGTCCGCGCGCATGGCGTCCACGACGCCCTTCGCGGTCGTCGTCGCGGTGCCCATGGTCACGAGGACCGTGTCCGCGTCGTCCACCTTGTACGTCGGGAGGGGACCGCCGTGGTTTCGGCCCGTGAGTCGCGCGTAGTCGTCCTCGATCTCCAGGAACACGTCCCGCGCGCGGCCCATGGCCGCGGCGATCTTGTGCCGGAACTCCATGTACAAGTCCGGCCCGGTGAACGAACCGAGCCGCATCGCCGTGCCGACCTCGAGGGTCGCGCTCCGTTCCCGGGGCGGCAGGAAACGGTCGATCTCTTCCTGGGACGGGATGTCCACGGGCTCGACCGTGTGGGACAGGTAGAACGCGTCCTCCGTGACCATGGTGGGGAGGCGGACCTCGGGGTGCTCCGCAAGGCGGAACGCCATGAGCGTGGTGTCGAGGACCTCCTGGTTGCTCTCCCCGTAGAACTGGATCCATCCCGTGTCCCGCTGGGCGACCGTGTCCGTATGGTCCGTCCAGATGGACCAGGGCGGGGCCACGGCCCGGTTCACGACGCCCATAACCACGGGGGTACGTGCGCCCGCGGCCCAGTGCAGGAGCTCGTGCATGAGGAGGAGACCCTGGCTCGACGTCGCCGTGTACGTCCGCGCGCCAAGGGCCGAGGCGGAGATGCAGGCTTGGAGGGCGGAGTGCTCCGACTCGACCTTGATGTACTCCGCGTGCAGCTCCCCCGAGGCGACGAACTCGGCGAGCTTCTCCACGATCGAGGTCTGCGGGGTGATCGGATACGCGGAGACGACGTGCACGCGGGCGAGCTTCGCCGCGTAGGATTGCGCGTAGTTGCCGCTGATGACGAGTTCGACCACGGGATCACTCCTCCTTGACCATGGCGATTGCCTTGGGCTTGCATTCCTCGGCGCAGATCGCGCACCCCTTGCAGTAGTCCAGGCGGATCACGGGGAACCCCACGCCGTCGAACCCGATCGCGTCGTCGGGGCAGAACTTCCAGCAGACGTTGCACTTCGTGCAGAGCTTGAGGTCGATCACGGGCCGGAACGTGCGCCAGCTCGCCGTGTGGATCACGTCGCTCGGCGTCGTCGCGATGGGCGCCTCGGGGAGATCTTCCTCCACCTCGTATTGCTTCATGGGCTCACCGCCGCCAGCGCGACGACCTTGTCGAACGCGTCCTGCACGGCCGCCACGTTCTCCTGAGGCTTCGCGGGGGCGAACCGCTCCACCGCGCGACACGCGGAATCCAAGGAGACGATGCCGCTCGCCCGCGCGAGCGCCCCGAGGACCGCCGTGTTCGTGATCGGGGTGGCCTTGGAGCCGAGCCCATGGGCGAGCGCGATGGCCGTGGCGTCAATCGTGGCGAGGCGCCCCTTGAAGGGGACCTCGAGCTGGTCGGGGGCCTTGTCGGTGTTCACGAGGAGCAGGCCGTCGGGCTTCAGACCCGCCGTGACGTTGATCGTGCGCATGAGCCCCGCGTCGAGGACCACGACGATGTCCGGGTTCGTGATGCTCGTGCGGATCTGGATGGGCACATCGTCGATGCGGGTGTACGCGGTCACGGGTGCGCCCCGCCTCTCGACCCCGAAGAACGGGAAGCTCTGGGGATGCTTGCCCTCGAGGAAGGCTGCTTGAGCGAGGAGTTCCGACGCAATGACGGCGCCTTGGCCTCCCCTACCGTGGAAGCGGATCTCGATCACAGTCCCGCCGGGCGATTCCACGGGCGCGCTTTCTCTTGAACGTCGCTAACGTTTAGTACATATAGCTGGTATATTCGGAAGGGAGTCTAAGGGACTCCCAGCGACGGAGCCTGCGGACATGTGCCTCACCGTCCCGGCGAAGGTCCTCGAGATCCGAGGCAAGAAGGCCGTGGTCACGTCCGGCGGCTGGACCCGCGAGGTCGACGCGAGCCACGTGAAAACGCGCGTCGGCGAGTACCTCCTCGTCCAGGGCGGCGTGGCCATGATGACCATCGACCGCAAGGAAGCGGAAGACATCCTCGAAGCCTGGGACGAGGTCGAGGCCGCGAGCCATGCATGAGACCGTGATCGCCCAGCAGGTCGTGCGCGCGGTCGTGGCGGAGATGGACGAACGCGGAGCGAGCGCCTGCAAGGCGATCGACATCGACCTCGGGCAGCTCGAGGCGTTGAGCCCCCGCGAGCTCCAGGCGGCGTTCGACCTGGAGGCGTCGGACACCCCGGCCGACGGCGCAGTCCTGCGGGTGTCCGTGGTCCCCGCCACGGGGGTGTGCCCGTCCTGCAAGGCCGCCAAGCCGTTCGAGCTGCCCTCGGGGAGAGACCACACGCTCCCCCGAGCCGTATGCCCGGATTGCGGTGCTGCCCTGGAACTCCGCGGAGGGCGCGGGTTCGTGATCCGGAGGGCGACCCTGGTCCTCGAGGATCCCTAGCCACGGAAGGTACGGGGGCAAAAATGATAAGGCTGCGGGGTAGTCGCCCGACCGGAGCGGAAGGACACTGACCCCGGATTTTGCCATCGAGGTGCACGGGCTCCACAAGGAGTACACGGACATCAAGGCGGTCGACGGCATCGACTTTGAGGTGCGACCCGGGCACATCTTCTCCCTCCTCGGGCCGAACGGAGCGGGGAAGACGACCACGGTCGAAATCCTCGAAGGCCTCCGGGACCCGACGGCGGGGTCCGCGAAGGTTTTCGGGGCCGACGTGACCCGGGACTATCGCAAGATCCGCGAGCGGGTTGGCGTCCTGCCGCAAGATTTCGAACCGTTCGACCGCCTGAAGCCCATCGAGGCGGTGGACTACTGGGCATCCCTCTTCGACCGCGATCTGCCGGACGACGCGATCGCGAAGCTCATCAAAACCGTGGGACTGACCGACCGCGCCCACACCCAGGCCATCAACCTATCCGGAGGCGAGAAGCGACGGCTCGGGATCGCGATGGCCCTGGTGGGAAATCCCGATCTCATTTTCCTCGATGAGCCGACGACGGGCCTGGACCCCAGCGCGCGGCGGGAGCTGTGGGGGGTCATCCGCTCCCTGAAGGCGTCGGGCAAGACCGTGCTCCTGACCACACACTACTTGGACGAAGCGGAGCAGCTCGCGGACGACGTTGCCATCATGAACCACGGAAAGATCGTCGCGCGCGGCTCGCCCGATGACCTCATCGACCGATACGGCCATGGGACGACGATCGTCCTCGCGGGCGCCGGGCAGGCGGGCTACGACGCGCTCCAGGCACGCGGGATCAAGGCGGAGCAGGAAAACGGGAACGTCCTCGTCCACGTGGACGACATCTCCCTGGTCCGGTGGACCCTGGCGAAGCTCGCCTCGATCGAAATGCCGCTCAAAGAGATCTACACGCGGCGGCCGTCGTTGGAGGATGTCTTCCTCGCCCTCGTAGGCGCGCGGATGAAAGAGGGGGAGCTCGCCACATGAACCGAATCCTCGCGGATGCCAAGGCGTTCGGGAAGCAATACCTGCGCTCCCGCACCGGGACCTTCTTCGCGCTCGCATTCCCCGTCATCCTGATCCTCCTCTTCGGTGCGATCTTCAGCAGCACGGGGAGCTCGAAGGTCTCCCTCTACGTGCAGGACCTCGATAACACGCCCCTGAGCCATGCGTTCATCCAGGCCCTGAACAACACGACCGTGATCTCGTACAACCAGATCCCGTCGGACGTGAGCATCGCGGACTACATCCACGCGCACGCACTCAGCCTGGCGCTCGAGATCCCGAACGGATTCAACCGGAGCATTGTCGCCGCGCGGTTGGGAAACCGCACGGTCACCGCGAACGTCACCCTGTACGGCGACCAAACGCAGTCCACGTACGGGATCGCAGTCGCCGCGATCAACGCGGTCGCCACCCAGTTCAACTTCCAGATCTCGAACGCGAGGCCGGTCGTGATACCCGCCACGCAGCCGATCACGGAAAAGGGGAGCAAGTACATCGACATCTTCCTCCCCGGAATGATCGGCTTCACGATCCTGACGACCCCGCTGTTCGGGATGACGAGTATCTGCGGCGAGTACCGCACCCGGAAGTACTTCAAGTTCCTCGCGACCACGAAGCTCAGCAAGGCGGAGTGGCTCGCAGCGAAGATCCTGTTCTACACCCTCCTCATGTTCGTCTCCATGGCTCTCGTCTTCGTCACGGGCGTCGTGGTGTTCCAGATGGATGGGACGATCACGCTCATGGCCATCGTGCTCATCGCGGTGGGTACCGTGGAGTTCACCTCCCTCGGGATGCTCCTGGGAATCTTCGTCAAGGATACGGAGACCGCGGCGGCCATCGCGAACGCCATCGGCTTCCCGATGATGTTCCTCTCGGGCACCTTCTTCCCGGTCGACCTCTTCCCGTCCTACCTGAAGACCGTGGCGAACTTCCTGCCCTTGACCTATCTGAACGAAGGCCTCCGGGCGACCATGGTCTTCGGGAACGATGCGACGGCCCTCGTCGATCTGGCAATCACCGCGGTGATTGCGGTCATCTTCTTCGCGATCCCGGCCAGGGCGCTGTCCTGGAAATCCAAGTGACCGGCCCGGGCCTGCTCATTCCGCCGCGATGTCCGCGCTCGGGTTCATGCGGGGGACCGTCACGGTCGTCGACCCGTGAGGGCGCGTTCCCCTAGTGGGACCGCAAGCCCGCGAGCCCGTCGTTTGCGGCCGCGAGGGACCGCTCCGTGTACTCCTTCAGGTTCGCGAGCTGGCCGTCGGACAGGACGAGGGCGGGCCAACTCCAGTGCACGGCCACGTGATCACCCTCCGCGATCCCGGGCAGCACGCGGGGATCGTACGCCAGGGTCTCGGGGACGGCCGCCCCGATGCGGAGACGGTCCCCCGCGTACTCCAACCGGGGCTTCTCCAGGTCGAGCTTCGTCTTCGCCACGCGGAGGACGCGGGCCCACGCGGGCCGGCACGCCTCCATGTTCGGCAGGGTGGTCTGGACGTGGCCCGTGACGTTCCCGACGCCGACGTAGCTCACGTGGAAGGCGTGGTGGGGGAGCGGGCGCTCGGGCAGGTGGGCGGCGAACGCCTCGGCCATGGGACGCGGCAGGCCGCGGCGGGTGAGCGTGTCCAGGATTCCGCGGAAGTCGTCCCGCGTGAAGTCGTCCAGGAGCCTGTTCCCGACCCAGTACGCCTCGACGACGTCATGGTCCAGGGGATCTAGTCCGTGCTTCGCGGCGATCGCGGTCAGATAGGGTTCGAGCGCCTCGAATCGCAGAAGGGCCTTCCGCGACGCGTCGAGATCCTTCCCCTGGACGATCGTGCGGAAGAGGGTGGGTTCCGCGTCGGCAGGCCCGCAGTACTTGAGGCGGTTCGTCGCGATGCTGAACCGCGCGGCGAGCTGGACGCCCTGCATCGATCACTCCGCTCGGGAGATCCGCGCGCGGAGCCACACCCGGACCGCTTCCCACGTCTCGCGGAGGGAGGCGAGACCGATCGCGAGGGCGACTCCGAGCGTGATGGCGACCACGCCGGCGAGCTGGGGCAGGCCCAGGGTGCTCTTCGACGCGAGCAGGCCGAGCGCCCAGGTGATCGGGAAGGCTAGGACGAGCGCCGCGGTGGCCACGCTCACGTCCACGGTCTTCAACCCGGCGTACCAGGTCGTGACGAATCCGAGGAGCAGGACCACGCTCAGGGCGATCCAGCCCCACTGCGCGCCGCCGATCGCGGCCACGCCGCCGAGCTGGCCCGTGAGCGCGACGTAGGCGAAGAGGAACACGCCTCCGAAGCCCATCCGGCCCAGGGCCACGGTCCCGGAAGGCAGGTTCCGGAGCGCGTGCTTGGAGAGCGTGTACTCGCCCGCCCACAGGGCGGTGGCCAGCAGCACGTACGCGGTCCCGTCCGTCCAGATCGGCGCGGTCAGGGAAATCAGGAGAGCGTTGCCCGCCAGGAGGAGGACCGCCGCCAGCGCGAGGCGCGACGTGAGGTGCTCCTTGAGGAAGACGACGCCGAGGACGGCCGCCATGAGGAACAGCGCGCGGTAGCCGAAGGTCGCGGTCGCAGCGCCCGCGGCTCCGGCGATCTGGAGGCCGCGGAAGAACAGGAGGAACGGGATGGCGCCGCCGATGAGGCCGATTGCCCCGAGCTTGAGCCAATCCGTCCGGGTCAGCGGGGCACGGGCCGTCCGCCCTGCGAGGAACACGAGCGGCACGAGCATCGCGGCCACCGCCACGTTCCGCAGGGTCACGAACAGGTCCGAGTTCCAGGCGGGGTTCGCTCCGAGGGCTTGCGCGTTCACGAAGTTCGAGACGCCGCTGAAAAGGACCGTCAGGAACACGAGGAGGATTCCCGGCGCCACGGCCTTTCCCGAAAGTCCGCGTGAGTTCTTCGACATGATGTCACCTAGGCGAATTGGATCGAGTACTCGTCTTGCACGGCGATCCCATAACCGATGTCGAGGGCTTCTAGGTTTGCCGCGAGGAGCTTGCCCGGAACGTGCTCCGCCAGGACGCGCCGCACGCGCTCCAAGGGCACGGGCACCACCTTGGTGCCCAGGAGCGCCCCGAGGAGGACGCTGTTCGCCACGACGGGGTCGCCCACGGACCGGGCGATCCGGTCCGCGTCGATCGCGAGGACGCGGCCCGCACGCTCCCGCAGGGTGCGGTGGAGCTCCTCCAGGGATGGATAGGATTCCTTGCCCAGGACGACGAGGAGAGGCCGAATTGGCGTCAGGGCGGTCACGACGATCGTCTTGCGCGAGGCGTACGGAAGCATCCGCACGCTCTCGAGGGGTTCGAACCCGACGATGGCGTCCGCCTCGCCCTTCTTGACCATGGACGTCTGGACGCTGCCCATGCGAACGGTCGACACCACGGAGCCGTAGCGCTGGCTCATCCCGTGGACCTCGGACATCTGGACCTTGAGCCCGTGGGCGAGGGCCGCCTCGGACAGGATGCGCGCGGTCAGGATCACGCCCTGCCCGCCGACGCCGCCGATGACGAGGCTCGTGCCTTTCATGCCCTGACCTCCTTGACGAGCACGATGGCTTTTGGCGGGCACACGTCCGCGCACACGCCGCAGCCGTTGCAGAACGCCGGGTCGATCGCGACGCTCTCGTCCTCCAGCTTGACGAGCGCGGGGCAGGCAAACGCGTCGATGCAGAAGTCGCACTTCGTGCACTTCTCGGGGATGACCTGGTAGAGCGTGGGTGCCACGCCCTTCACTTTCTGATCCCGGAGTTCGAGGAGGCGACACTCGTGGCGGGCGATGATCACGCTCACGCCGTCCCGGTCGAGCGCGCGGCGGAACGCCTTGGTCAGCGCCTTGACGTCGTACGCGTCGTACGTCTCCACGCTCTTCACGCCGCAGGCACGGACGAGTCCCTCCATGTCCACCGCGGGGTGACCGCCCTCGGCGATCCCGGGGTGGGGCTGGTGGCCCGTCATGGCCGTCGTCCCGTTGTCCATGATGCACACGGTCATCGTGA includes the following:
- a CDS encoding thiamine pyrophosphate-dependent enzyme, coding for MARLTIPAEELVRSGHSACPGCGATLVMRYLLKGVGNRAIVTVPACCWTVIGTPFPTTALDVPMLDCAFEATGASISGLRAAADQLGLKDVTIVGFAGDGGTVDIGLQALSGMLERRTDGIYVMYDNEAYMNTGVQRSGATPEGAWTTTTPVDEFSRGKLEPKKDIMAIVAAHRPAYAATVNVAFPEDFVKKVQKAKAIKGPRFVHALAPCPPGWRYSSEKTIEIGRLATDTNMFPLYEIEDGVYRITRKLGVAKPVRDYLKTQGRFAHLGETEVAQIQAEVDARWKRLLALETLV
- a CDS encoding transketolase C-terminal domain-containing protein, which encodes MVELVISGNYAQSYAAKLARVHVVSAYPITPQTSIVEKLAEFVASGELHAEYIKVESEHSALQACISASALGARTYTATSSQGLLLMHELLHWAAGARTPVVMGVVNRAVAPPWSIWTDHTDTVAQRDTGWIQFYGESNQEVLDTTLMAFRLAEHPEVRLPTMVTEDAFYLSHTVEPVDIPSQEEIDRFLPPRERSATLEVGTAMRLGSFTGPDLYMEFRHKIAAAMGRARDVFLEIEDDYARLTGRNHGGPLPTYKVDDADTVLVTMGTATTTAKGVVDAMRADGHKVGLAKLRTFRPFPVQELRELAGGVDRIGVLDRSFTFGAAGAAFTEVAGALYSLPQRPVLRDFVAGLGGRDITATTVREALLDLLTRDGPEAAWVELKRRDGGD
- a CDS encoding 4Fe-4S binding protein, which codes for MKQYEVEEDLPEAPIATTPSDVIHTASWRTFRPVIDLKLCTKCNVCWKFCPDDAIGFDGVGFPVIRLDYCKGCAICAEECKPKAIAMVKEE
- a CDS encoding 2-oxoacid:acceptor oxidoreductase family protein, which translates into the protein MIEIRFHGRGGQGAVIASELLAQAAFLEGKHPQSFPFFGVERRGAPVTAYTRIDDVPIQIRTSITNPDIVVVLDAGLMRTINVTAGLKPDGLLLVNTDKAPDQLEVPFKGRLATIDATAIALAHGLGSKATPITNTAVLGALARASGIVSLDSACRAVERFAPAKPQENVAAVQDAFDKVVALAAVSP
- a CDS encoding HypC/HybG/HupF family hydrogenase formation chaperone; this translates as MCLTVPAKVLEIRGKKAVVTSGGWTREVDASHVKTRVGEYLLVQGGVAMMTIDRKEAEDILEAWDEVEAASHA
- a CDS encoding hydrogenase maturation nickel metallochaperone HypA encodes the protein MHETVIAQQVVRAVVAEMDERGASACKAIDIDLGQLEALSPRELQAAFDLEASDTPADGAVLRVSVVPATGVCPSCKAAKPFELPSGRDHTLPRAVCPDCGAALELRGGRGFVIRRATLVLEDP
- a CDS encoding ABC transporter ATP-binding protein, with product MHGLHKEYTDIKAVDGIDFEVRPGHIFSLLGPNGAGKTTTVEILEGLRDPTAGSAKVFGADVTRDYRKIRERVGVLPQDFEPFDRLKPIEAVDYWASLFDRDLPDDAIAKLIKTVGLTDRAHTQAINLSGGEKRRLGIAMALVGNPDLIFLDEPTTGLDPSARRELWGVIRSLKASGKTVLLTTHYLDEAEQLADDVAIMNHGKIVARGSPDDLIDRYGHGTTIVLAGAGQAGYDALQARGIKAEQENGNVLVHVDDISLVRWTLAKLASIEMPLKEIYTRRPSLEDVFLALVGARMKEGELAT
- a CDS encoding ABC transporter permease, encoding MNRILADAKAFGKQYLRSRTGTFFALAFPVILILLFGAIFSSTGSSKVSLYVQDLDNTPLSHAFIQALNNTTVISYNQIPSDVSIADYIHAHALSLALEIPNGFNRSIVAARLGNRTVTANVTLYGDQTQSTYGIAVAAINAVATQFNFQISNARPVVIPATQPITEKGSKYIDIFLPGMIGFTILTTPLFGMTSICGEYRTRKYFKFLATTKLSKAEWLAAKILFYTLLMFVSMALVFVTGVVVFQMDGTITLMAIVLIAVGTVEFTSLGMLLGIFVKDTETAAAIANAIGFPMMFLSGTFFPVDLFPSYLKTVANFLPLTYLNEGLRATMVFGNDATALVDLAITAVIAVIFFAIPARALSWKSK
- a CDS encoding DUF6390 family protein, with product MQGVQLAARFSIATNRLKYCGPADAEPTLFRTIVQGKDLDASRKALLRFEALEPYLTAIAAKHGLDPLDHDVVEAYWVGNRLLDDFTRDDFRGILDTLTRRGLPRPMAEAFAAHLPERPLPHHAFHVSYVGVGNVTGHVQTTLPNMEACRPAWARVLRVAKTKLDLEKPRLEYAGDRLRIGAAVPETLAYDPRVLPGIAEGDHVAVHWSWPALVLSDGQLANLKEYTERSLAAANDGLAGLRSH
- a CDS encoding DMT family transporter encodes the protein MSKNSRGLSGKAVAPGILLVFLTVLFSGVSNFVNAQALGANPAWNSDLFVTLRNVAVAAMLVPLVFLAGRTARAPLTRTDWLKLGAIGLIGGAIPFLLFFRGLQIAGAAGAATATFGYRALFLMAAVLGVVFLKEHLTSRLALAAVLLLAGNALLISLTAPIWTDGTAYVLLATALWAGEYTLSKHALRNLPSGTVALGRMGFGGVFLFAYVALTGQLGGVAAIGGAQWGWIALSVVLLLGFVTTWYAGLKTVDVSVATAALVLAFPITWALGLLASKSTLGLPQLAGVVAITLGVALAIGLASLRETWEAVRVWLRARISRAE
- a CDS encoding indolepyruvate oxidoreductase subunit beta, which encodes MKGTSLVIGGVGGQGVILTARILSEAALAHGLKVQMSEVHGMSQRYGSVVSTVRMGSVQTSMVKKGEADAIVGFEPLESVRMLPYASRKTIVVTALTPIRPLLVVLGKESYPSLEELHRTLRERAGRVLAIDADRIARSVGDPVVANSVLLGALLGTKVVPVPLERVRRVLAEHVPGKLLAANLEALDIGYGIAVQDEYSIQFA